AAATGGTCCCTGAATGAAAAAGCAGGGATGAAGTTCTTTGGAAATATGAAAGAAAAACAAAACAGAGGTTCTGTTACAGGGAAAGGTATGCCCGGTCCCAAACAAAATTTCCGAGGAAAAAAGCGGAATCCGTCCAAAACTTCAGGACAATGGTCCAAAACCAGACAAAACCTTCAAAGCAAAGCAGATAAATACCCATAGGTGTAGCACGGCTTAGTCCAACTATGTTTTAAACGCAATCTTGAAACGCCAATTTATTTTGGCTATTTTTTTGGCTAGATTGCGTCTAAAACACTTTACGTTAGCGAACATATGATGAAACCCATCTACATATTTTTGATTCTGATTATGGTTGCAAATCAATCAAAAGCGACCTCTCAAATTCCTGATGTCGTATTTTTTGGAAAGGACACTTTAAATTTTTATGATTCTCCGCTAGATAAGATTGAAGGAATAAGTGATAAAATCTTGAGATTAAGGAAAGATGAATATGTAGTTTCTTCTGATTGTTGGAAGGGCTTTCGAGCAGAATGGAGAATAATTAACGATGTTCTGTATTTATCCAATGTACTTGATTGCCATTCAGAAAAACAATTAAATCCATTGATAGAAGAAATATTAGGGATAAAATTTACCGATGGATTAATAAGAGCAGATTTTGTTGATGGAGATTATTGGGCAGGGAAAAACCAAGTTTATGAACAGTCATTTTATACTCCAATTTATAAACAGGAGATTAAATTTGCCATTAATGAAGGAAGAGTTGTCAATTCAACAAAAACTGAGTCTTTTGAATGTGATTATTCAGATAAGGAAGATTTAAAGAATTTCATCTTAAAGAATTTTAATCCTAATGAAATAGAAGATTTGAAAGGGGAATCAATAAAAGTCTCAGTGAATGTTAAGTCAGATAATACAGGAAGAATAAGGGAAGTGAAAATCGTGCACTCCACGCATCCCGCAACTAACAAGCTTTTCCAAGATTCCATTATGAAACTGCCATGCCGTCCAGTCTATTTTCTTAAAGGAGAGTATTGGTCTATTGAAGAATCAATTTATTTGTCCTTTAATATGAAGGAACTAAAAGAATACGTTCGCTAACATCACCTTGGAAGACAGCGGGCGGTTCCGAGTAAATAGAAAGTTTAGTATCTTTAAGAAGTTAGGAGTAGGTAGGAAGAGAACAGCTCCGAATGCCCGCCGTCTCCAAGCTGAATCCCGTTGAACTAAACCTCCTTCGTCGGTAGTTTTTCTGTATTCCATCATAAAGGCCTGATTTTTAACAATATGTATTAAATTTATTCCATGTTCAATCTTTAACTAATTTAATCATGGAAAAAAAAGTTTGCGCCAGAGGATGTATGAGGAGATGTCCTACAGACATTATTCTCCCAGAAGCATCAAGACCTATCTTAGCCTGGTATCTGTAGTATCAGCTCATTTTGGAAAAAGTCCGGATCTGATCAGTATCCCCGAATTAAAGGACTACCTTTTTAAAAGGATCAGTTTGGACGGACTTTCGGTATCAAGCATAAACCAGACAATCAGTGCCTTTAAAATACTTTTCAAAGACGTGCTTGAAAGAGATTGGGATACTATCAGGATCAAACGGCCAAGACGTCCCAAGCTGCTTCCGGTTGTATTCTCAAAGGAAGAAGTGTCGCTTATCCTTAAGAGTATCAGGAACAGAAAACACTATTGCCTGATCGCTCTCACCTACGCCTCAGGACTCAGGATGGGAGAGGTAATCAACCTGAAACCCTGCGATATTGACAGCGACCGGATGCAGGTCAAAGTCAGGGGCGGAAAGGGTTATAAAGACAGGTACACACTTCTTCCGGAGCAGTTACTGGTAAAGCTCAGGGATTATTTCAGAGGCTACCGTCCACTTACTTACCTTTTTGAAGGCCAAGAACCGGGAAAGCCTTACAGTGAGACAAGCGCCCGCTGTATACTCAAAAAGGCTATGAAGAAAGCAGGGATAAAAAAGCA
This window of the Aquiflexum balticum DSM 16537 genome carries:
- a CDS encoding tyrosine-type recombinase/integrase, with product MYEEMSYRHYSPRSIKTYLSLVSVVSAHFGKSPDLISIPELKDYLFKRISLDGLSVSSINQTISAFKILFKDVLERDWDTIRIKRPRRPKLLPVVFSKEEVSLILKSIRNRKHYCLIALTYASGLRMGEVINLKPCDIDSDRMQVKVRGGKGYKDRYTLLPEQLLVKLRDYFRGYRPLTYLFEGQEPGKPYSETSARCILKKAMKKAGIKKQACFHTLRHSFATHLLEQGTNVRIIQELLGHRSLKTTTVYLHISNLTPAQIKSPLDEL